Within the Marinihelvus fidelis genome, the region ACTACGACTACATCTTCCAGGAATGCCGCAATGCAGGTTATGAAGGCTACTTCGGCCTGGAATGCTGGCCCAAGGACGGCGACGCGGAACAGGCGGTTGCTGACTTCAGGGCCGTGGCACCCGCCTGACGCCTGGCAACTTGCGACTCATGATGACGTCGTCTTCCCCGTCGGTCGGTAGCGAGTCTTCAGGTACCAGGTCACCAGCCCGGGGGCGATGATGGCCTGCAACGTGAAATAGAACAGCGTGTCCCAGTCATTGGTCTGGGCGGGCTCGCCCTGGGGCAGCAGCAGTTGTGAGCCGATGGCCATGGGGGCGGACGAAAACACGATGGCCGTGACGACGTTCCAGCCAAGGTGCAGGCCGATGGGTGCGAACAGCGATTTCGTTTTGGCGAAGGCGTAGGCGAACATCCAGCCGCCCGCGCCGGTGACCAGGAAGATATAGATCAGCACGATCAGCCGGCCCCCGATCAGCCCGTAGCTGAACCAGTGGTAGACGCCAAACACCACGGCGCTTAGCAGACATCCCCAGACCGGCCCGATGTAGCGGATCAGCAGGTAGAGCAGGGCGCCGCGATACACCAGTTCCTCGAACACCACGGCCCTCAGGACCCAGCCGGTGGCCCCCAGGAACTGCATGACGCCATAGTCGGGGTTCAGCGAATAGCTGGTCTGCTTGAAGTACGCCTGCGCCAGGAAGTTGATGACCGCGACCAGGGCCATGAACAGAAACCCGACCAGGAATTCCTTCAACCGGCGCTGATTGGGCACGATGCCCAGCACCGTGATGGGTGCGCGGGCAACGAACCGGAGCAGCAGCCACGAGGCCGCCAGGGCGACGAGTATTCCGATCATTGTTGCTTCCCCCTGAAACGCTACTGGCTATCTTACGATGCGCGGCCTTAGTGTCCGACTTCGTTGGCGCGCTCGGTGGCCCTGGCGACGTCGGCGATGGGCAGGATCAGCCCGAACATGGCGTCCTGCAGGTTAGCCATTCCGGCGCCCAGCATGCCCATGCCGCCGCCGGATTGCCCCATCTCTTCCGGCAGCTGGGTCACCATCAGCCCGATGATGCGGCCGTCGGCGGTAAAGGCCGGCAGGCCCTTGCCGTTCATTGACTGCAGTTGCGGGATGTACAGTTTTCTTGGCTTGCTGCTGATGCCACCAATGTGGGTCTGGGTGGCCACCGGTGTTCGGCCAAAGCTGCTGCCGGCGCGCCGGATGGTGATGATGCTTTCGCCGATGCTGGCATCTGCACTGTTGGAGAAATCCAGGTGGGCGAAGGAATGGTCGCCGGGGTCGGTCACGCGAATCCAGGCCAGGTCCAGCTCGGTGTCTCGCGCGACGATTTCGGCGTCGTATGCATCCGGGCTGTTACCGATAAGGACCTTGAAGTCCTTGGTCGTGGCTGACATGTCGCTGCCGGCAGGGCCGGAAATGCGCTTGATCAGGTCGATGGAGCCTGACAGGTCGTTGTTCGAGCAGATCACCAGCCCATCGGCCGAAACCATGGAGCAGGTCAATTCGTTCTCCTGTTCCTGTTCCATGCCACCCATACCCTGGCCCATGTTGAGGGACAGCACATACTTGACCGTCACCAGGGCTTCCTGGTGCGCGTTGACAACCTGGGCTACGTCCGGCTGTTGTTGCGCGTTGCCGTTGCCGGCCGCCAGCAGGGCAAGCAGTAGCCCGCCCAGGGTCATGATCCTGAATTTCCTTCTATGCATTGTCAGTCCTTTGTCGTGTTGGCGATCTGGGGCGTCCAGTCAGGTTGGACGTACTGAAAGCGGGTTTCCGCGCCCCGCAAGACCAGGAACGTCACTCGCTCGGGGCGCTGACGATCAAGCGCATCCATGGTCTCCCGGAATTGCGCCACGGAGTGCATGGGTTCATCGTTGATGCTCAGGACCAGGTCGGTGGGGCGCAGGTGCCCCAGCTGCGCCCAGCCGGCGCGCTCGACCTTGGTGATCAGCAGACCCTCCATGTCAACGGGCCAGCGGTTTTCGTCGCGGTCCAGGAACGTGAGTTCCCGCACGCCCAGCCCGAAATCATCGTTGTATTCATTGCTGGCTTCACCGGGCGTCAGCCGGGTGCGCTCAAGCTCGACCGGTACATCCAGTTTCTCGTCGCCGCGCTGGACCGTCAGCCTGGCCGTGGCACCGATATCAAGCCTGCGCACC harbors:
- a CDS encoding trypsin-like peptidase domain-containing protein; the protein is MHRRKFRIMTLGGLLLALLAAGNGNAQQQPDVAQVVNAHQEALVTVKYVLSLNMGQGMGGMEQEQENELTCSMVSADGLVICSNNDLSGSIDLIKRISGPAGSDMSATTKDFKVLIGNSPDAYDAEIVARDTELDLAWIRVTDPGDHSFAHLDFSNSADASIGESIITIRRAGSSFGRTPVATQTHIGGISSKPRKLYIPQLQSMNGKGLPAFTADGRIIGLMVTQLPEEMGQSGGGMGMLGAGMANLQDAMFGLILPIADVARATERANEVGH
- a CDS encoding CPBP family intramembrane glutamic endopeptidase — its product is MIGILVALAASWLLLRFVARAPITVLGIVPNQRRLKEFLVGFLFMALVAVINFLAQAYFKQTSYSLNPDYGVMQFLGATGWVLRAVVFEELVYRGALLYLLIRYIGPVWGCLLSAVVFGVYHWFSYGLIGGRLIVLIYIFLVTGAGGWMFAYAFAKTKSLFAPIGLHLGWNVVTAIVFSSAPMAIGSQLLLPQGEPAQTNDWDTLFYFTLQAIIAPGLVTWYLKTRYRPTGKTTSS